Sequence from the [Clostridium] scindens genome:
ACCTTCTTGCCTGTGCTTTTCGCGCATGCCGGCGGGTCCACTTCCCCTGCGAAATCCGCCGCCACTCTCTTCAGTCCCCGGATGTTGATGGAATCGTCCACCATGTTCCGCCTGCATCTTGCCTCGCATGGATGCTCGCATATAAAACCGCATGTGGTAGGGAATGGGTTGTCCTTGCGGATCAGCCGGATGGCATCCGCATACCGCCCTTCCCCGACCAGGGCCACATACCCTGGTATATCTACGTGCGCCGGACATAAGGATACGCATGGAACCGGCTGGTTATATGTACATGTGCAGCGTCCGTTCTTAATGTGCTCCACATAATCGTCCCGGTATCCGATCAGCCCTTTATACACCATATTGGCCGCCTCGTACCCTATGGCGTAGTCTGCCGACTCCATGATGGACAGGGCTGTCTGTTCCATGATATCCAGCGTCTCCATGGTTGCCTTACCATCAAGAACATCCTTGATGAAATGATTCAGCTGCCCCAGGCCGATTCGGCATGGCACGCATTTGCCGCATGTCTGCGCATGGCATAACTCCAAAAATGCCCGCGACAGGTCCACCGGACAGAGTCCCGGTGGACTCGACTCAATTCTTCGCTCTAAATCCTTATATAGTCCTTCCATGACTATCTTGGCTCTTTTCGGCGAAGCAATCTCTAACCTACTCATTATAACATTCCCTTCTTCATTAGTTATTCTGCTTTTGCAGTCAATTCTATATTATAGCACTCTGCTTTTTTCTTGTAAGCAGTTTTCCATAAGTAGATTATTTAACTTTCTGGTCATTATTTTAACGAAAATGAGGACAAAGGTTTCCCTCTGTCCTCATACATTTTTCTCTGCCTTACTCTTTTGACTGATACAGCCCCCACCAGTACAGAAGCGGTATAATATATCCAAAGATCGTGATAAATGTAAATGTGCCGTCAACGATAGTCATTATGGTGGATATAACCATCAGGCCTGTATAGATGCCTGCCGTGATCACGGCACCTTTAAAGTTCTTTCCGCCTCTTCCAAAGAAGCCCGCCAGGATACAGCAGATTGTGCTGATAAGGGACGTCGCGATATTCACAGGATTCATCGCTGCATCGATCAGGCTCTGATCAATCAGTCCGCTGACTTGTGACATGGTCGCATATCCAATGATGCTGAATACCAGTCCCAGTATCCCAAAGATAATCATCAATATAGATACCACTTTCAATAATTTGTTAGGTCTAAACATACTCTCTTCCTCCTTGATACTCTTTAGATTTGTCTTAGTGCTTCTATCGGGCTCATCCTTGCCGCCTTTCGCGCCGGATAGATTCCAAATAGAATTCCTACGCCGCAGGAGAATCCTGTGGTGAGAAGGATCGCTGGCAGCGACAGCCTCGCTGACAGGCCTCCTATCTTAAGCGCGGCCACTCCATAGGAGATTCCCGCTCCTATAAGAATGCCGATAATTCCTCCGATGCCGGACAGTATCGCCGACTCGCATAAGAACTGCACTACGATAGAAGATGTCTTTGCGCCCAGGGACTTGCGAATCCCTATCTCCCTGGTTCTTTCGGTTACGGACACCAGCATGATGTTCATAACGCCGATTCCGCCTACCAGAAGGGATATGCCGGCTACAAAGGCAATAAAAGCCGTCACGCCATCCAGGACAGCGCCCAGCGTGCTTGACATATCCAGTTCCGCCTGCTTGCTAAACAGGTTGTCGCCATCGTTCATATGTCTGGAATCCAGAACCTGGCAGGCCGCTTTTGCTACAGAATTGGAACTCTGGCCGGACTTTAGGTACAGGGTTGCCGCGGAGAAATTCTCCGGGGCCTCCCCCCATGCTTCCGAGACGGTATATGGCGTCTCTATATAGATGGGCATCTTCATGCCAAACATCTCCATTGCCTCATTATTCGCTGCAATCAGTTCATCGTCCATATCCCTGACGCCCATAACCTGGAACGTGACAATAGTGCTATCCACCGTCACATCCAGTTCCATGCCTACAACATCTATATTTCCAAACAAGGCGATGGCGCTGCCTTTATCAATAACGCATACCGGACTTGCATTCTGCATATCATCCTCGTCAAAATACGATCCTCTTACAACAGGGTCCTGGACTGGATCCTTGCCTGCATCCGGCGTAGTGAGCGTCAGATAAGCGTCAAAACTGCCCTTTCTGGTAGCGACGCTTCCCTGGCTGCTTGCACTGCCGACCACGCCGTCTACGCGGTCTGACAGCCGGTCTTTCATCGCCTGCATATCCTCCCAGGTTATCAGCTGGAGATTGTCCGTCTCCTCTTCATCCACCTTGACGGTTACGCTTTTCGGCTCATCCGTCTCCATGACATCCGCTTTTAATCCATTTCCAATAGAGATGATGGTTATGACGGACGAGATGCCGATTATGATTCCCAGCATGGTCAGGAACGAACGGCCCTTATTCTCCTTAAGGTTATACAGAGCCATCTTGATATATTCGCCAAACTGTCCCATCCTCTCACTCCTTATCAGCCGTTCCGGCCTTTACGCCTGCGCCGGAGGCCTTCATTCCTTCTTTTATGCTGCCGGAAGTATCAGATACGACTTCGGTGCCTTCCTTCACGCCTTTGACGATCTCCACCTTGCTGTTGGACGCTATGCCAAGTTCGACAAACTGTTTTTTAACAGTCCCATTCTGTATAATATATACGAAACCTCCATCAGTAGAAGTGTTCACCACCTCGTTTGGCAGGCATACCACATTCTTTTTCTCAGCCACGGTTATGGCAACCTTGCCGCTGACGCCGATTACGATATCATCATCTGCATTATCGATGCGTATCTTCGCGCCGATCGTGGGATTTCCCTTTTCATTGGGCAGCGCGATCTTATCCACGGATTCCAAGGTCCCCATATAGGAAGCCTTTCCAATCTTGATGGTCGCCTTGCTGCCGACTGCCAGATTATCAAAATCATTGGCCGGAACTTCCAGAATTACATTCACACTCTTGTTATCCACAAGTGTAAATAACTCCATTCCCTGAGCCGCTTCATTTCCTTCCAGCGCCTTCACGTCGGATATGATTCCGTCAAATTCCGCCTTCAGCCCCTCGCGTCCCTTTGCAAGCAGTTCCTCAGTCGTCAGCTGGGCAAGTTCCGCCAGATTCTCCGTCGTCCTCAAGTTATTCAGCTGCGCGCCTGTAAGGCTGGTATCCGTAGGCACGCCGCGACTGTTTTCCATCTCTGCCAGGCTGGCTTTCAAAGAGTCCAGCTCCGCCTGTGCCTGGATCAGCGCCTCGCTCATGCCCCCGTCATCCGTAGCGCCAATGCTGTTATACTGCTGCTCTAATGCCCGATACTTGGTTGACAGGTCTGCAATCTCATTGGTTAGCGTGTTGGCCCAATTCAGCTTATCTGAGTATCCAGGGCTATTACTGTCCATTCCATCCAGTTCCCGCTGCAGATTCTCAAGTTCCGCCTTTTTCGCATCCTGGGCATCCAGATTCTTCTGCATCTCTTCCTTCAATTGGGCCGCCTTCTGGGCATTGGACGCTGCAGCGCTTCCCGCATTCTGTGCCGCTTGGGTAAGGCTGTCTATATCTGCCTGCTTCTGCTGAATCTGGTTCTTGAGATTCTGGATTCCCGCCTCCACCTGTGCCTGGGTCTGCGCCTGAGTCTGCGCTGCCCTGCCACTCTGCTCGATCGCATCCTGGCTGCTGTACTTCGCGGACAGCGTATTCAGTTCCGACTGCTGGTTATCCCGTTCCAGGTTCGTTGTATCAAAACTTACCAGCAGGTCCCCTGCTTTCACTACCTGGCCCACCTTCACATTACACTGGGCAATCGGGGCATTAACCGGGCAGTAGAATACCTTCTCCTTATCGCTGCCTACCGTTCCTGTAGTGTTATATACCTGTCTGACGTCTTCTCTTTCAGCCTTTACCGTCTCCATCTGGCCGCCTTTGTCGGCCTTTTGTCCCGATGCCATGGCTCCGGCGACTCCGATGACTGCCACAACGCCGATCACCGGTATAATGGCCCATGGCGGGAGCTTCTTCTTCTTTCCTGATGGCGCTGCAATTGCCTCCAGCTCATCCAGGGAATCGAAGTCTCCCATATCATCCAGGCCTGCTTTGGCCTGCATCTGTAATTCTTCATCTTCCTTCTTGCTCTTCTTAAACATCCGCTTCTTCCCCCTTGCCTGTCTTAACCTTGCCTGTCACGTCCCTGCCCTCCAAATTCCTGCCGGCATCGTCATCGCTTTTATACTCCTCGTTCATATAGTCTTCCACGATCTTCCCGTCCTCCAGTCTTACAACCCTTCTGGACTGGGCAGCGATGTCCGGATCATGGGTAATGACGATCACCGTCTTGCCTGCTTTATGCAGTCCTTTCAATATCTGGATAATCTCGGCAGTTGAATGAGAGTCCAGGTTGCCGGTAGGTTCATCTGCCAGGATCACCGGAGGCCTGGCCGCAATTGCCCTGGCTACCGCAACTCTTTGCTGCTGGCCTCCGGACATCTGGGATGGCCTGTGCTTCATTCTCTTTTCCAGTCCCACCATGCAGAGTGCCTTTTTGGATACCAGTCTTCTCGTCTTCCTGTCTATTCCTCTGTATATCAACGGAAGTTCCACATTACCGATTGCATCCAGATTCTGTATCAGGTTGAATCCCTGGAAGATGAATCCGATCGTCCGGTTCCGGATCTCTGAGAGTTCATTGTCCGTCATTGACAGGACATCTTCCCCATCCAGGTAATATTTCCCTGCTGTCGGAACGTCAAGGCAGCCCAGCATATTCATCAGGGTAGATTTGCCAGAGCCCGAGTGGCCGATGATCGCCACAAACTCGCCCTCGCAGATGGTAAGGCTTACGCCGTCAAGCGCGCGGACTTCATCCTCCCCCGGATTGTAAATCTTATACATATCCTTAATCCGAATCAATTCTTTCATATTTTTCCTCATCTACGCTTCTACTGTTCTAATGTATTAATACAATTAATTATACACAAAATAGAAATAATTTCAATAATAAAAAAGATATTTAATAAAAAAACGCACCCTGATTTCTCAGGATGCGTGATATTTTAAATCTGCGATTATACAAGTTCCAGAAGAACTTCCATTGCTGCATCGCCCTTACGCTGGCCAATCTTTACGATTCTTGTGTAGCCACCTTTACGGCTCTCATACTTTGGAGCAATCTCATCAAAGAGTTTTGCAACAAGGTCAACTTCCTTGGTGTTTTTCTTTCTTCCAGCTGGTGTTGTCGGAACGTCTTTTACCGGGTAAAGAACCTTCAGCATCTGACGACGTGCATGAAGCCTGCTTGGCAGATCCTTCTTGATCGTCTTGTCAACTTCATCGTATACGGTAACTCTCTTGCCGTCTACAACTTCTTTGACTCTCTTGCCGTCTTTGTCCTTACGGGCAACTTTTGCCTTTACGGTAACTTCTTCGAAGTTATCCTTCTCTTTTACAGCTGATGCAATAAGGCCTTCTGCAATCTTGCGTACTTCTTTTGCCTTTGCCTCTGTGGTAACGATTCTGCCATTGTTGATCAGCGCTGTTACCTGGTTTCTAAGTAATGCTTTTCTCTGGCTTGAAGTTCTGCCGAGTTTTCTATATCCTGCCATTTTCTAATCCTCCATTAATTAACACTTGGTTATGCTTCATCGGGCTTACTAGCCAAATGCTCCGCCGCGCTCTTTGGGCTTACCGGCGGAAATTGTCTGTTTAGGTGTATCCTATTCTTCGCCATGACTCAGGCTTAAGCCTAACTCATCTAATTTTGCAAGTACTTCTTCCAAAGACTTGCGTCCCAGGTTACGTACCTTCATCATATCTTCCGGAGTCCTGTTTGTCAGTTCCTCTACGGTATTGATTCCTGCTCTCTTCAGGCAGTTGTAAGAACGAACCGATAACTCTAATTCGTCGATGCTCATCTCAAGCACTTTTTCTTTCTCGTCATCTTCCTTTTCAATCATGACTTCGGCGGCCTGGGCCACTTCAGACAGATCGATGAAAAGTTTCAGATGCTCGCTCAATACCTTCGCAGCAAGGCTGACTGCCTCGTCCGGAAGAAGCGTGCCGTTGGTATATACGTCTAGCGTCAGTTTGTCAAAGTCTGTAATCTGTCCAACACGCGTGTTCTCTACCGTCAGGTTAACACGTTCCACTGGGGTGTAGATAGAATCAATCGGAATTACGGCGATTGGTAATTCGTCGTTTTTATTCTTGTCAGCGCTAACATATCCCCTGCCTCTTGTAATGGTAAGTTCCATGTAAAGCTTGCTGTCTGCCCCGCCATTCAATGTTGCGATAACTGTCTCAGGATTCATGATTTCGATATCCTGGTCAACCTGGATATCGGCTGCGGTAACTACGCCTTCTCCTTCGAACTCGATGTAGGCTGTCTTTGGCTCATCTGTTTCAGATGTGTTCTTGATAGCCAGTGACTTCAAGTTCATGATAATCTCAGTAACATCTTCCTTAACACCCGGAATCGAACTGAACTCATGAAGAACGCCGTCAATCTTCACCTGGCTGATTGCTGCGCCCGGCAGTGAAGATAGCATGATTCTTCTAAGAGAGTTTCCTAACGTTGTACCGTAACCCCTCTCAAGAGGTTCTACAACAAATCTTCCATACTTTTTATCTTCTGAAATCTCAGTTATTTCAATATTGGGTTTATTAAAATCAAACACTAAGTCCACCTCCTGTGGTGTTACGGGTTATTATTTAGAATATAATTCGACGATTAACATCTCATCTACAGGAACATCAATCGCTTCACGCTTTGGAAGTTCTTTTACTGTTCCCTTAAGGTTCTCGAGATCCGCCTCAAGCCAATCCGGAACCAGACGTCCGCCTGTAACCTCTACGATTTCTTTATATCTTGGAGAACTTTTGTGTTTTTCTTTGATTTCGATAACATCGCCTGCCTTAATCAGGTATGAAGGGATGTTGATCTGCTTGCCATTTACAAGAATATGCTTGTGGTCAACGATCTGTCTTGCCTCGCGTCTTGTTCTTGCAAGCCCTAAACGAAATACTACGTTATCCAGTCTGGACTCAAGCAGAACCATCAGGTTCTCGCCTGTCATTCCGCTCATGTGGGAAGCTTTCTTGAAGTAGTTTCTGAAAGGCTTCTCTAATACGCCATAGATGAATTTTGCTTTCTGCTTCTCGCGGAGCTGAAGTCCATACTCGCTCATCTTTCTATTGGATCTCTTTAACTGTCTGTTAGATTTTTTGTCAATTCCCAAGTATACAGGATCCATTCCAAGGGATCTGCATCTTTTGAGAACCGGAACTCTATTTACTGCCATGTTTTTGCTTTCCTCCTATTTCAATTCGGATAAATACAATCCGTCAACGTTGTTACAATCAGATCATTAGACTCTTCTGCGCTTCGGCGGACGGCAGCCATTGTGTGGTACCGGAGTAACGTCCTTGATGCTTGTTACGTCGATTCCGCATGCCTGAAGGGCACGGATTGCTGCTTCTCTACCTGAACCTGGTCCTTTAACCATAACGTCAACTGATTTCAAACCATGTACTAATGCTGCCTTGGCTGCTGTCTCAGCTGCCATCTGTGCTGCATAAGGGGTAGATTTCCTTGAACCTCTAAATCCCAGACCGCCTGCACTTGCCCATGAAAGAGCATTTCCCTGTGCATCTGTTAATGTAACGATCGTGTTATTAAAAGATGACTGGATGTGTGCTTGTCCGCGTTCAACGTTTTTCTTGACACGTTTTTTTGTCACTTTCTTTGTAACTTTCTTTGCCATAATAAAACTAACCTACTCTTTCCTTTTTATTGTTTATTTCTTCTTGTTTGCTACTGTTCTCTTAGGACCTTTTCTTGTTCTTGCATTCGTCTTAGTCTTCTGACCACGAACCGGAAGTCCTTTTCTGTGACGGATTCCTCTATAGCATCCGATTTCCTGTAATCTCTTGATGTTCAGAGCGATCTCTCTTCTAAGATCACCTTCTACCGTCTGGGTCTCATCAATTACTGCGCTGATTTTCTTTACATCTTCATCTGTAAGATCTCTGCAGCGAATGTCAGGATTAACTCCTGCCTCTGTCAAAATACGGGTTGCGCTTGTTCTGCCAATTCCATAAATATAAGTTAATCCGATTTCAACACGTTTGTCTCTTGGTAAGTCTACACCTGCAATACGAGCCATGTGATTTTCCTCCACTTTCTGTTTTCTTGGTTGTTGCGCTCAGACGCGCCGCGTAAGATTCGCGCACGTCTTAAAAGTTTACATATCGTCTTTAATAGGGGCTTGCGCTTTGCTCGCCCAGGTACGTTTCGGTATCCGTACCCTTTCCGGCCACCGTATATCCATAGATACCCGGTAATGACGGGCCGGCATTATAAGCAATATACGAGGAGTCTCACCGGCTAAAGGTGTTTCCTTGTATATTTCAAATAGTCTACACGCTTCCTGGCGTGTCTACTATCAGCCGCCTAAATAATGTTCGCACAAACTTAGCCCTGACGCTGTTTATGCTTTGGATTTTCGCAGATTATGCGAACGCTTCCTTTTCTCTTAATTACTTTGCATTTTTCGCAAATTGGTTTTACTGATGATCTAACCTTCACGTCAAATCCTCCTTTCATCCATTGCTCTGCCTTAAAGTTCCACGCTTTCCAGTCATTAAAAGTGCAACAAAAGTAAAAGCACCCAGAAACGCGCTTATACATTATAGCACTCTTGATCAAGCAAAGTCAATAGATATTTTCCATTATTTATCTCTCCAGATAATCCTTCCCTTTGAAAGGTCATATGGGGATAATTCCAATGTAACTTTATCTCCCGGCAATATCTTGATGAAGTTCATACGCAGCTTGCCGCTGATATGGGCCAGCACCTGATGGCCATTCTCCAATTCCACCTGGAACATCGCGTTTGGCAATTTTTCTACTACAGTTCCTTCGATTTCAATTACGTCAGCTTTTGACATATCTTAAATCCTCCTATCTCTCTTCTTCCTTACTAAATTCTTTAAGTATCCGTTTAATTGCTACATCATCACAAGCGGCGACATCCTGTTTCCTGCATATAGCCTGGACATGCTTTTTCTTCTTCTTTTTCAGATGTCCCAAGGTTCTAATTCTGCCATCCGCTAAATATACATATGTCTCATCGACGTCTATTATAACGTAAACCTTTCCTGCGTCATGACCCGCTTTTGATTTTGCCAGCATTCCTATTTCGTATCTGTCCATCCTGCGTCCTCTTAAATCACTTTGATAAGGTCAAAAGTTTGGGTTCGTTATCTGTGATCAATACCGTATTTTCATAATGAGCCGACAGGGAATGGTCTCTTGTCACGACCGTCCAGTCATCATCCAGCCAGTCGACTTCCCAGGTTCCTGCATTAATCATGGGCTCTATGGCAAGCGTCATTCCGCTTTTGAGCTTCACGCCCTTCCTGTTCATCTCATAGTTCGGTATCTCCGGGGCCTCGTGAAGGGCCGTGCCGATTCCGTGCCCGCACAAGTCGCGGACGACTCCGTAACCCTTTTCACTGGCGTATCTGCCAATTGCTGCCGAAATATCAAATAGATAATTGCCTTCTTTGGCATATTTTATACCTTCAAAGAAACTTTCCCTTGTCACTTTAATCAAGTCTTCTGCTTCTTTGCTGATCTCTCCGATGCCGTAAGTCCTTGCGGCATCGGAATGATAGCCCTTATAGATCACGCCTGCATCCAGGCTGACCACATCGCCGTCCTGAAGGATGCGGTGCCTGTCAGGAATTCCATGGACCACCTCGTCATTCACTGACACGCAGATGGAAGCTGGATATCCATTATAATCAAGGAAAGATGGGATGCACCCATAACTCCTTATGACTTCCTCTCCCAGCTGATCTATATCCATGGTACTCATTCCCGGATGCAGGGCCTTTGCTAGTTCATCATGAACAATCTCTAATATACGTCCGGCTTCTGTCATTAATTCAATTTCTCTGGCCGATTTTATAGTGATTGGCATGTTCCTACGCTCCTAATATCTCTACAATTGCCTGGAATACATCATCAATGTCTACCGTACCATCAACGGTCTTAAGGATTCCGGCTTTTGTATAGTAGTCGATCAGTGGCTGTGTCTGCTCATGGTACACATTCAGACGCTTCGTTACCGTCTCCGGCTTGTCATCATCACGCAGAATCAATTCTTTGCCGCATACATCGCAGATACCCTCCGCCTTTGTGGGGGCATACTCGAGATGGTATGTAGCGCCGCATCCTACGCACGCACGGCGTCCTGACATACGGCGTACGATATTTTCATCCGGCACGTCGACATCAATCGCATAATCCATCTTTTCTCCCAGGTCTGTAAGCGCCTTATCGAGTGCCTCCGCCTGCGGTATCGTCCTCGGGAACCCGTCCAGCACGTATCCGTTCTTGCAGTCCTCCTGCTTTACGCGGTCCACGACAAGATCTACCACCAGCTCGTCGGGTACCAGAAGTCCCTGGTCCATGTACGTCTTGGCTTTTTTGCCCAATTCCGTTCCATTCTTAATATTCGCTCTGAAGATGTCGCCTGTTGAAATATGAGGAATACCATACTTTGCGGCAATTTTCTTTGCCTGAGTTCCTTTGCCCGCTCCTGGCGCGCCTAACATGATTATTTTCATATACGTTCCTCCTTATAGCATTTTAACCCGCGAAAAAAATCCCGCGAGTCAAAATGTTAGTTATTTAAAAATCCCTTGTAGTTACGTACAAGCATCTGTGATTCAATTTGCTTCAGAGTCTCCAATACTACACTGACAATAATGATGAGGGAAGTGCC
This genomic interval carries:
- a CDS encoding DNA-directed RNA polymerase subunit alpha — translated: MFDFNKPNIEITEISEDKKYGRFVVEPLERGYGTTLGNSLRRIMLSSLPGAAISQVKIDGVLHEFSSIPGVKEDVTEIIMNLKSLAIKNTSETDEPKTAYIEFEGEGVVTAADIQVDQDIEIMNPETVIATLNGGADSKLYMELTITRGRGYVSADKNKNDELPIAVIPIDSIYTPVERVNLTVENTRVGQITDFDKLTLDVYTNGTLLPDEAVSLAAKVLSEHLKLFIDLSEVAQAAEVMIEKEDDEKEKVLEMSIDELELSVRSYNCLKRAGINTVEELTNRTPEDMMKVRNLGRKSLEEVLAKLDELGLSLSHGEE
- a CDS encoding adenylate kinase; the encoded protein is MKIIMLGAPGAGKGTQAKKIAAKYGIPHISTGDIFRANIKNGTELGKKAKTYMDQGLLVPDELVVDLVVDRVKQEDCKNGYVLDGFPRTIPQAEALDKALTDLGEKMDYAIDVDVPDENIVRRMSGRRACVGCGATYHLEYAPTKAEGICDVCGKELILRDDDKPETVTKRLNVYHEQTQPLIDYYTKAGILKTVDGTVDIDDVFQAIVEILGA
- the rpsD gene encoding 30S ribosomal protein S4, giving the protein MAVNRVPVLKRCRSLGMDPVYLGIDKKSNRQLKRSNRKMSEYGLQLREKQKAKFIYGVLEKPFRNYFKKASHMSGMTGENLMVLLESRLDNVVFRLGLARTRREARQIVDHKHILVNGKQINIPSYLIKAGDVIEIKEKHKSSPRYKEIVEVTGGRLVPDWLEADLENLKGTVKELPKREAIDVPVDEMLIVELYSK
- a CDS encoding HlyD family efflux transporter periplasmic adaptor subunit, whose protein sequence is MFKKSKKEDEELQMQAKAGLDDMGDFDSLDELEAIAAPSGKKKKLPPWAIIPVIGVVAVIGVAGAMASGQKADKGGQMETVKAEREDVRQVYNTTGTVGSDKEKVFYCPVNAPIAQCNVKVGQVVKAGDLLVSFDTTNLERDNQQSELNTLSAKYSSQDAIEQSGRAAQTQAQTQAQVEAGIQNLKNQIQQKQADIDSLTQAAQNAGSAAASNAQKAAQLKEEMQKNLDAQDAKKAELENLQRELDGMDSNSPGYSDKLNWANTLTNEIADLSTKYRALEQQYNSIGATDDGGMSEALIQAQAELDSLKASLAEMENSRGVPTDTSLTGAQLNNLRTTENLAELAQLTTEELLAKGREGLKAEFDGIISDVKALEGNEAAQGMELFTLVDNKSVNVILEVPANDFDNLAVGSKATIKIGKASYMGTLESVDKIALPNEKGNPTIGAKIRIDNADDDIVIGVSGKVAITVAEKKNVVCLPNEVVNTSTDGGFVYIIQNGTVKKQFVELGIASNSKVEIVKGVKEGTEVVSDTSGSIKEGMKASGAGVKAGTADKE
- a CDS encoding bL17 family ribosomal protein; amino-acid sequence: MAGYRKLGRTSSQRKALLRNQVTALINNGRIVTTEAKAKEVRKIAEGLIASAVKEKDNFEEVTVKAKVARKDKDGKRVKEVVDGKRVTVYDEVDKTIKKDLPSRLHARRQMLKVLYPVKDVPTTPAGRKKNTKEVDLVAKLFDEIAPKYESRKGGYTRIVKIGQRKGDAAMEVLLELV
- the map gene encoding type I methionyl aminopeptidase, coding for MPITIKSAREIELMTEAGRILEIVHDELAKALHPGMSTMDIDQLGEEVIRSYGCIPSFLDYNGYPASICVSVNDEVVHGIPDRHRILQDGDVVSLDAGVIYKGYHSDAARTYGIGEISKEAEDLIKVTRESFFEGIKYAKEGNYLFDISAAIGRYASEKGYGVVRDLCGHGIGTALHEAPEIPNYEMNRKGVKLKSGMTLAIEPMINAGTWEVDWLDDDWTVVTRDHSLSAHYENTVLITDNEPKLLTLSK
- the infA gene encoding translation initiation factor IF-1; its protein translation is MSKADVIEIEGTVVEKLPNAMFQVELENGHQVLAHISGKLRMNFIKILPGDKVTLELSPYDLSKGRIIWRDK
- the rpsK gene encoding 30S ribosomal protein S11, whose amino-acid sequence is MAKKVTKKVTKKRVKKNVERGQAHIQSSFNNTIVTLTDAQGNALSWASAGGLGFRGSRKSTPYAAQMAAETAAKAALVHGLKSVDVMVKGPGSGREAAIRALQACGIDVTSIKDVTPVPHNGCRPPKRRRV
- a CDS encoding ABC transporter ATP-binding protein yields the protein MKELIRIKDMYKIYNPGEDEVRALDGVSLTICEGEFVAIIGHSGSGKSTLMNMLGCLDVPTAGKYYLDGEDVLSMTDNELSEIRNRTIGFIFQGFNLIQNLDAIGNVELPLIYRGIDRKTRRLVSKKALCMVGLEKRMKHRPSQMSGGQQQRVAVARAIAARPPVILADEPTGNLDSHSTAEIIQILKGLHKAGKTVIVITHDPDIAAQSRRVVRLEDGKIVEDYMNEEYKSDDDAGRNLEGRDVTGKVKTGKGEEADV
- a CDS encoding ABC transporter permease, with the translated sequence MGQFGEYIKMALYNLKENKGRSFLTMLGIIIGISSVITIISIGNGLKADVMETDEPKSVTVKVDEEETDNLQLITWEDMQAMKDRLSDRVDGVVGSASSQGSVATRKGSFDAYLTLTTPDAGKDPVQDPVVRGSYFDEDDMQNASPVCVIDKGSAIALFGNIDVVGMELDVTVDSTIVTFQVMGVRDMDDELIAANNEAMEMFGMKMPIYIETPYTVSEAWGEAPENFSAATLYLKSGQSSNSVAKAACQVLDSRHMNDGDNLFSKQAELDMSSTLGAVLDGVTAFIAFVAGISLLVGGIGVMNIMLVSVTERTREIGIRKSLGAKTSSIVVQFLCESAILSGIGGIIGILIGAGISYGVAALKIGGLSARLSLPAILLTTGFSCGVGILFGIYPARKAARMSPIEALRQI
- the rpmJ gene encoding 50S ribosomal protein L36 encodes the protein MKVRSSVKPICEKCKVIKRKGSVRIICENPKHKQRQG
- a CDS encoding KOW domain-containing RNA-binding protein, producing the protein MDRYEIGMLAKSKAGHDAGKVYVIIDVDETYVYLADGRIRTLGHLKKKKKKHVQAICRKQDVAACDDVAIKRILKEFSKEEER
- the rpsM gene encoding 30S ribosomal protein S13 — encoded protein: MARIAGVDLPRDKRVEIGLTYIYGIGRTSATRILTEAGVNPDIRCRDLTDEDVKKISAVIDETQTVEGDLRREIALNIKRLQEIGCYRGIRHRKGLPVRGQKTKTNARTRKGPKRTVANKKK